CCGTTGTTGGGCTGGTCCGGTGCAGTTATATCAACTGTATCGGTTTCGGCATTCCAGCCAACTGTCAATCCCAATGCCTCTGCGATGGCCCTGGCAGGAAGAAATGTCCTGCCGCCTTCAATAAACGCAGTGGTATCCATGGTAAATACCTGACCATTAACCTCAAAGGTCTTATCACCGATTTTAAGCCTTACAGACCGGTCGCCAAGGGTAAGTAAAACTGTCTGCGCAGCAGGGTCCCACTGGAGCTCTGCTCCGAAGGCCTCAGCAATCGCCCGTAAGGGCAGCACTGTCCTGTTGTCCTGGTTGATAAACGGCTTGACATCCGCTTCCAGGGGTACGCCGTTAACATTTACGGTAACATATTTCTTTACTGTTACCGTATTTGTATTTGTCACCGTATTCTGCTGGTTAACCTGGTTATTGCTGCCGATATTGCTGTTATTTATGGTGGTATTCCCTGATATGTTAATATTTATGTTCGAGGTATTATCGGTTGTGGTGTTATTGTTGATCGTTGTATTAGTAGTTCCTGCTCCTATATCTCCGGTAACTCCCGGAACAGGACCAATTGTTTCTTCAGCATAGGCCATAACTGCAAAGGAAATAACCAAAGCCAGCGCCAAAACCAGGCTTAGAACCCTCTTCTTTAAAACCTTTTTGTTCAATACCTTCATCTCCCTTTTTCTTCTTACAGCCCGGCACCCGTTTTAACAATCACAGTTTTGTTGGCCTGATCCCATTCCACAGTGGCTCCCAGCGCCTGACTTACAGCCCGGACCGGTATATATGTACGTGAAGATTTAATAACAGCCAGGGTATCCATTGCCTGCACGTTTCCGTCCACTTCGATAACCTGTTGTCCGATAGGAACCCGGACAACTCTCTGCCCCTGGCTGAGAGCGGCAATTCTTTCCCTAGGGTCCCACTGGACCGCTGCACCCAACTTTTCGGCTATGGCCCGGAACGGGACCATTACCCGGTTGTTCTTATTGATAAATGGCGGGGCATCACCGGGATTCATCTGCTCACCATTGACAACAATCTTCACATACTCGACAGCCGTGCTGGCCGAATTATAGTTGGCCACTGTAGTTGTCTGGTTAACCTGGTTGTTGCTGGCAATATTGCTGTTGGTAATTGTGCTGTCACTTATATTTACCGTTGTATTAGCCTCATTTGTTATATCTGTTTCATTTATGATTGTTTCAGAGTTATCCTCATAGATATTTGTTACCGGAGCCGGCTGGTCGGTAGTGCCGTATACTTGGTTGGAATAACCTGAAGTGCCGGCACTGTTGTATGCTGCAACCCGGAAGTAGTAAGTCCGCTCAGGAGAAAGTTCGTCACTGGTAAAATAGGTTTCATCTGGTCCAACCTCCCCCACCTGGCTCCAGTTACTGCTGCCGGTCCTCCGTTCGACCGTGAAACCTGTTTCATTAGATGAGTTGTCACTCCATTCTATGGTTATTTCAGTGGAAGTAGTTGCCCCGATTATTAAATCAGATGGTGCGGCAGGTACAACAATTAGAGGCCCACGGATAAGTGAATCGTCAATTATTATAGGGTTATCAATTATAGGGTTATCAATTATAGGATTATCAATTATTAATGAGGGATCCTCGATGATTGGATCATACTTTATAGGAAAGGTAAGAGCCGCTGATACAGGTGTGAAAAAGAACATATTACATAACATTATGCCTGAAACCAGTAATGTACAAAGAGACATCTGTCTCTGTTTCATCATCACACCCCCTTTCCGAACAGTTTTCTACAGAAAAAACAAATCTGCACTTAAAGTCATTGTACTATTTTGATAAGTATAAATGCTATCAAGATATTGCGATTGTTTTTGTGGATATTGCTGTGTTTTTATGAATATTGGGTATTGTTTTTGTAATAATTACTGTGTTCTCCCCGCCAGGCGCGTATGCTGACAGGAATGCATATTTACCGCCCACATTTTACATTATATGTTTAAGGTTATATTTCTAAAGAAAACTTAGAGGAGGATTGAAGATGCCAGAATACATTGTGCAAGTGAACCAGGATAACAGTATTGACATTCCGCCGGCAGTAAGGGACAGGCTCGCCCTGGAACCAGGGGACAAGATTGTGATGAGATTCGATAATGCGGCAGAACACGTGGTAATGGGAAAACTTCCTATGGAAGCGGCTGAAAAGGCTCGGGAACTGGAGGGAAGGCAGGGAAAAACAATAAAAATAAGCCCGTAATCCGGGTTATCGGGGGTGTGCCCCCTTTGAACAAGAAAATTGACACCGAAGATAACTTTTTCGGAGTCAGTTTTCTTGTTTTTCAGTCAATGTAAAGGAAATATTGCCAGCCTGACGAACAGATAGATTATAGAAACCTTGGGGGGCTATCACATGTCATCTGTTCAGAAAAAAAACTGTTTGAAATGGGAGAACTCAAAATTGTATCCGGTTATTTCACCTGAAGGAGAACTTCTTGGTCACGGCCGCCTTGTTGATGACCGTTATATCAGGCTATTCAATCACCTGATGTCAACAGGCCGGCCCCCCAGACCAGTTAAAAAGCCCATTGAACTCTCAATATACCCGGTGCTTGCTGAAGATGGCCGGGTTGTGGGGGAAGTACCTCTGATCAACAGGAGTTATATCCTGGCAAACAGGTTTACGGTGAGCCATTATATTAATTATGAGGTGGAAGGCGAGATAACCTGATTTTCTACCTCGGCTGATTCCCCATAGATCTTATTGTATGCTATATCCCAGCGTTTTCTGGTTAGCACTTCAGTTTTGGGTTCATCCTGTTCATAATAATATATTGCATAAATATCCCCCGTATCCTGATTCATAAACATCCTGGCTGTTGCTTCATCAATGTTTTCACCGACAACCCAGTACAGGACCCGGTATCCCTTAACAACATCAAGCATATGAACACGGAGGACCTGTTTATAGAGACTGAGTATACTTTCCTGGTTTTTCATCAACTCAAACCACTTTTTTGTCACCGACCGCCTTACCGTATTCCCACAACTGTCGGGAATCTCAAGCTGAATCCTTTCCCCAAACAGGGTATCCCAGATTCCTACCGAAAAATGCATACATATCCCTCCCTATGTTAACTTTAAGTCAGCATAGCACTTCACCATATCTTTATTACGCTAATGCGTACTATTTTAAGTCGGTGAGCCGCTATAAGAAAATAACAACCCCTTTTTTCGCCATGAATAAAGGGGTAATTCGCTTGAGCGGCAACCTGGCAGTCCTAGTGAAAAATCACCTTAGACCCATGGCTTTGCGTCCCCGGCTTTCGCTGGGTTTGCCAAAATATTAACTTGTTTCTTATTTCTCCTTAATTCTCATTTCAACATTAATTCTCATTTTCCTGCCAAACGGCTCAAAATACGGTTTTCAGGGGTTAAAATGCGGTTTTTAGGGGTTAAAATGCAGCAAGTAACAAGTGAATACTGCCGCGAATATAATGTGTTGAGTGAAGGGCTGAAAGGGGGCTAATAATATGAATAAAATCGATGGCTATAAGAAATTCATTGTTGCCCTGCTTACCTTGATAGTACTAACATTGCATACATTCTTCGGTAAAAACCTTAATCTGGACGTAAATGCAGCAGCTGATGCAATAATTGGCGCAGTAAGTGTAGGGTATATGATCGCCCAGGCAGTTCATGACATATTTAAGGAGAAATC
The nucleotide sequence above comes from Phosphitispora fastidiosa. Encoded proteins:
- a CDS encoding copper amine oxidase N-terminal domain-containing protein; the protein is MNKKVLKKRVLSLVLALALVISFAVMAYAEETIGPVPGVTGDIGAGTTNTTINNNTTTDNTSNININISGNTTINNSNIGSNNQVNQQNTVTNTNTVTVKKYVTVNVNGVPLEADVKPFINQDNRTVLPLRAIAEAFGAELQWDPAAQTVLLTLGDRSVRLKIGDKTFEVNGQVFTMDTTAFIEGGRTFLPARAIAEALGLTVGWNAETDTVDITAPDQPNNGTQPAAPPAATQPANPPAAQVEDTSWQNIFPLTAHNRNDKIDDDSDQHMESNATLNSAGFLQVTTRTWTDARTSGFTGGVAVGLLDANNVIIWVSSQQSYGVDGSWIGTNDRTENWSATVPQDKLKVGVKLLIVHDHAGKNRLVEFVGGVGEAVSDGVDLLTPDLPWPF
- a CDS encoding stalk domain-containing protein, with protein sequence MMKQRQMSLCTLLVSGIMLCNMFFFTPVSAALTFPIKYDPIIEDPSLIIDNPIIDNPIIDNPIIIDDSLIRGPLIVVPAAPSDLIIGATTSTEITIEWSDNSSNETGFTVERRTGSSNWSQVGEVGPDETYFTSDELSPERTYYFRVAAYNSAGTSGYSNQVYGTTDQPAPVTNIYEDNSETIINETDITNEANTTVNISDSTITNSNIASNNQVNQTTTVANYNSASTAVEYVKIVVNGEQMNPGDAPPFINKNNRVMVPFRAIAEKLGAAVQWDPRERIAALSQGQRVVRVPIGQQVIEVDGNVQAMDTLAVIKSSRTYIPVRAVSQALGATVEWDQANKTVIVKTGAGL